The sequence GCCCGGGCATCAGGTAGCTCTGAGGACCCTATGCCCAGATCCCTGCCTTACCACCTGCCTAGCATCCTGCAGGCTGGCGATGGGCCCCCACAAATCCGGCCCTACCATACTATCATTGAGATTGCAGAGCACAAGTAAGGCCTCCTTCCTGGGCCCTCCTCCCTTGCACTGAACACCAGGCCCCAACTCCCAATTACTTCTCCATTCCTTGCAGGAGGAAGGGGTCTTTGAAGGTCAGGAAGTGGAGATCTATTTTCAATCTAGGTCGTTCTGGCCATGAGACAAAGCGTAAACTTCCACGGGGGGCTGAAGACAGAGGTAagtctggggaggtggggggacctCTGCTGAGGGTGTACAAGGCCCTGGCTCTACACACATCCCTGTCTTGCAGAGGACAAATCCAATAAGGGGACCCTGCGGCCAGCCAAGAGCATGGACTCACTGAGTGCTGCGGCTGGGGCCAGTGATGGTGagtataggtgtgcactccttcatgtgtatgtgtgtgtgctgcgTGATCAACAGCGTGGGCCCATGAGTGTGTGTCCATGTGGCCAACTatgttaaattatttcaaaaaatatttaaagagagcCTATTATATATCAGCCACAGTGCCAGATGCTAAGTTTACAGTGGTAAGCTTGTCGTCTAACCTATGGGTGTATTGATGAATGTTTGTACATGAAGGGACAGCAcggggagagtgtgtgtgtgtgtgtgtgtgtgtgtgtgtggtggtaaTGTCCAGTGACTGCATCTGCAGCGAAGGAAAGGGATTCCCTAGGTATACATAGGTGGGGTAAACTTTGACCTACTGGCTGCTTGGAGAGTTTACAGTAAAGGCCCAAAGAAGCTGGGCCTCGTGCCTTCCAGGCCGTCCTGACTCTCAGGCCTGAGAAAGCAGAGAACATTCTCCAGAGCCTTCCTGAGGTGTTTAGGCTATTGCCTACCTggccctctctctcctccacagAGCCAGAAGGGTTGGTGGGGCCCAGCAGTGCCCGGCCATGCCCACTGCTGCCTGAGAACTTGGAGAACGATTCTATGGAGGCAGCAGAGGGTGAACCGGAGCCCGAGGCAGAAGCACTGGGTGGCACAAACTCTGAACCAGGCACACCACGAGCCGGGCGGTCAGCCATCCGGGCTGGGGGCGGCAGCCGTGCAGAGCGCTGTGCTGGCGTACACATCTCAGACCCCTACAATGTCAACCTCCCACTACACATCACCTCTATCCTCAGTGTGCCCCCGAACATCATCTCTAACGTTTCCTTGGCCAGGCTCACTCGTGGTCTTGAGTGCCCTGCTCTACAGCACCGGCCAAACCCTGCCTCTGGCCCTGGCCCCGGCCCTGGCCTTGGCCCTGGCCCCCCAGGTAAGGACTCAGAGATTGTCCAGGACTGGCAAAGGGGACTAGGACTCTAGACGGAAGTTCTGATGCTGGAAGATCCACCCTAGGAAGCGCAGAAGGCTCAGCCCTTGGGCTCTGAGGTGGTTACCTTCAGCTGCCTCCCTGGATTCAGAGTGGGGAAATCCAGTAATATTATCAGGTTGTATGAAATCTATGGAGAGGGGATCTCTGGTAGCCTTCAGATCACTGATGTACCCAAGAACGGGGGTCTGTGTTAGACACATACTGCAGGGATTACTAAGTACAAATGTATAGATGatcataataataataggaatatcAATACTAAGAGCTAACATTCATCAAgggcctattatgtgccaagggCTGTGTTTGCAGGCCTTAGCTTGTTTCCTTTTCTCATAACCTTATGACATAGGTGTTGTTATCCTTAACTTACAGCagtggaaactgagacttaggttAAGCAATGTGCTATTGATTTAggtagaaagtggcagagctgggatctgatcCTTGCTCTGACTCCAGTTCCTGAAGTGTCACTGGTGAGAAGTCCTAAGGCAGCATAGGATAGCGGGTAAGAACATGGGCTATAGATTTAAttagacttgggttcaaattttGGCTGTGCTACTTattggctgggtgaccttggacaaattgcttaatctctctgagcctcagtttctcttggACTGTACCCCTACATAATAGTTTGTTttgcagagaaaataagaaaatgcattaTAAAATGTATGGCACAGTGCTTGGCCCTGGTAGGGGTTCAATAAAGGTCGCCATAAGCCAATCATTGGGGATATTGGTCTGAGAGGATCAGCTATGTGGAGTATCTATGCAGAAAGTGCTGGACCCCTACTATATCAATGCTAGGAAGACCTACATTGAAAAGTGTCAGGGCTAGCCTTGATCTTTGTATTCCTGGAACTACTTCTCTCCCAACAGATGAGAAGTCGGAGGAAAGTCCAGCCCCAGGTTCCCTGGCTGACTCAGGCTCAGAAGATATGGCTCCTGCCCTGGAGGACTCCCTGTCCCAGGAGGTGCAGGATTCCTTCTCCTTCCTAGAGGACTCAAGCAGCTCAGAGCCTGAGTGGGTGGGGGCGGAGGATGGGGAAGTGGCCAAGGCAGAAGCAGCAGGAACCACCTTCTCCCCTGGGGAGGACGACCCTGGGATGGGCTACCTGGAGGAGCTCCTGGGAGTTGGGCCTCAGGTAAGGAGAAGTTGTGCTGGGTTTGAGGGTGGCATGGAGCCCAGAGGGTGAACAGGGCCTCCTGGTCCTTAGTCACAATGCTGTGTCTACAGGTGGAGGAGTTCTCTGTGGAGCCACCCCTGGATGATCTATCTCTGGATGAGGCGCAGTTTGTCCTGGCTCCCAGCTGCTGTTCCCTGGAGTCGGCTGGCCCCAGGCCTGAAGCGGAGGAGGAAAATGGGGAAGAAGTCTTCCTGAGTGCCTATGATGACCTAAGTCCCCTTCtcaaaccccaaaccccaactTGGGAGGCTGCAGACAGTatggaggaagaggcagcaggGTGTGGAAGGCAGGCTCCAGGACAGGCTGAGGAAGAGCAGGCCtgctgggcagtgggggaggaCAAGGAGGTTGGGCCTGGAAGGAGATGGGCTATCCGAGAAGAGGCTGAAGGGAGTCCAGAGACTGAAGTGGAGGCTGGAAGGGGTGGTGAGGACAGAGGTGAGGCTGTAGGAAGCCAAGAGACAATGGCCAGTTTGAGagaagggagtggggaagagacagaggccaaggaagaaaactccaaagatcAGAAAGAGACTGAAAGTATAGAGGAGACTAAGGGTGTGGAGGAACCAGGAGGAGAGCAGGATAAAgacaaggagaaggaaagagaaattgagaGAGAAGAAGCTGAACATGGAGAGAAAGCCCAGGTAGAAGATGGAAGGGAACCACAGCACAGGGCCCAGGAACATCAAGTTGCTGAGGAAAACTGGGAAGTTGTACACAAACAAGAAgctgagggaggcagagaagatGAAGTCAAAGAACAGAGGGGGAACAGGGACCCTGAGCCAAGAGAAGACCAAGGAGATGGTGAAGACAGCAGAAGCCCAGAAGCAGCTGAAGGAGGAGCAGGGGGAGTCAGCAAGGAACGGGAGAGTGGGGATGGAGAGGCTGAGGGAGACCAGAGGGCTGGAAGTGACCATTTAGAAGAGGGTGCCCTCTCTGAAGGTTCAGGCATAGAGTCTTTGGAGGTTGATTGTGCCAAAGATGGCAATGCCCAGTCTTCTGACATGGAGCAGGTAGCCCCACAGCCCATTTGGCCAGAGGAGATGGAGCCTGAGGGGCAGCCCAGTCCAGAGAGCTGTAATCTGTGCCCCTGTCCCCTTGGCTCCACTAGTGGTGTGGGCATGCGCCTGGCTTCCACGCTGGTTCAGATCCAACAGGTCCGCTCTGTGCCTGTGGTGCCCCCCAAACCACAGTTTGCCAAGATGCCCAATGCAATGTGTAGCAAGATCCATGTAGCACCTGCAAACCCATGCCCAAGACCTGGCCGGCTTGATGGAACTCCTGGGGAAAGGGCTTGGGGGTCCCGAGCTTCTCGATCTACTTGGAGGAATGGGGGCAGTCTTTCCTTTGATGCTGCTGTGGCCCTGGCCCGGGACCGCCAAaggactgaggctcagggagttcGGCGGACCCAGACCTGTACTGGGGGTGGGGACTATAGCCTCATCCCCAGAACCTCCCCCTGTAGCGTGATGCCTGCCCATTCTCCTTGGCCCCTTAGCTGCATGGAGCTCCCACCTGAAGGCACAGAAGAGTCTGGACGCCGAAGTCGGCTTAGTCTGCCCCCCCGAGAACCTCAGCTTCCTGATCCTCTTTTGCCCCCCCAGCGACGATCATACGCATTTGAAACACAGGCTAACCCTGGGAAAGGTGAGGGACTATGATTAAGACCGGAGTCCTGGGCAAAGGGGACCAATATATTGTCTTGAATCTCCAGGGTCCCTGACTAGCTGTCTCTTCTGCCACCTGAGCAGCTGTAATGCCCAACTCTATAGGCTCTGGCTCTCCCAGCTTCTCTTTTGACTGTGGGAGGCACTGCCTGGTTGGTTTACCTGAAGTTGTCTCAGACACGAGGTACTTATCTCTTAGGAGATTCCCAAGAAGTCACCAAAATCCTGTTCCCAGGGAGTGGGGTCATTGGCCAAAGGGAGAATAGGGTAGGCAGAAAACTTGGGTTTCTCAGAGTGAAGACCAGAGGAAGAATTCCAGCCAAGTTCCTGCCCTCCTCTGAGGCTATGAATTTCTTTTCACTGGAGCCCAGGGTAGAGATGGGGAGGAGAGTTCCAGGTCAGAGTCTTCCATATACTTCTAGAGTTGCCCATCCTTGTTCTATTCCTGAACTCTTGGATACCTCCTGATTCTTTTAGCTCCAGGTTAGGAGGAACATATCCAGGAATCTCTTTGAAGCTCTTAGTGTTTGTTGGAGGGACTGGACCCCTCTCCAGCTCCCCTACCTTCCGCCTCCAGGGACCATGTGGAAAAGAGGTCCTGTACAGATCTCTCTGacctctccttttccctttggAATAACTTCCACCTATTTCAGGAAAAGGGGAATTGTGTCACTCAGGCCCTGGGACTGCATCCCCAGAAAGCTGGGGCCACATACTCTAGTAAGGGTCAATGTCTCAGaataaaagatgtatttttaaatttagtgtgGAGTCTCATTATTCTTATTAAAGTCTTGGGTGACAGAtgtcatattttcatatattcgTACACacactgtcttttctttcttgctgtttAGGTGCTCTTCCTCAGTTGTTGTCATGGAGACCAGCGGCTAGAAACTAGAGCTGGGTTCATGGTGGTCAGGAAATAGGGAAGAGAAACTTATATTTACATAATGCTCATTATATGCCTGGAACTCCGCTAAGAATTCTATGCAcccttggctgggtgtggtggcttatgcctataatcccagcactttgagagcaGAGGTgtaaggatcacttgaggccaggagtttgaggccagcctaggaaacatagtaagacctcatatctacaaaaaaaaaaataataaaataaaataaaataaaacataaattagctAGAGATGGTGGCCTGAGCCTGTGgttccagcttcttgggaggctgaggtatgaggattgcttgagcccaggagtttgtggctgctgcaagctgtgatcataccactgcattccagcctgggttaTACATCATGACCCCATGtcttagagataaaaaaaaaaaaaaaaatcgatgcATCTATGCCCTTGATTTTACTTAATCTACATAACAATTCTGTAAGGTTTGTATTGgtatctcattttatagatgaggaaactaattCAGTCACAATGCTCGCAAAGATCAAAGATCTCAGGTcagaagtggcagaggcaggttTGAGAGCTGGATTTGTGTGGCCCCAGAGTTTGAATTCTTCTCATTATGCCACACTACTCCAAATCCATTAAGGGTAGGTCCTGACTGAGAAGAATGGGAGTCAAGATTCCTGTCACAGAAAGTGTGAACTTCTGAAAAACCAGAAGCCTTGGGGTGTTTGGGTGAGTGACTGCTGACGCTAATACCAAGCAGTATGCCAAGATCTGTGTATGCCCTAACATCTACTAACCTCTAGTAGTAAACGCTTCAAAAATATGTCCTGCTCCAAGATGGCCTCCCAAATAGCCCTTGTTAAAGATGGCGCCTCCGTTGGTTGTCCCTCCCTTGGTCTCAGCTGGCCTCCCTGTCTCCTTTTTCCTGGAACCAAAAAGGTCCTTCTTAGAACAAAGATGGTAGTACAAGTTAGTCGTCCTCCCGTGCTTGCCGAAAGTGGTTAGCACTTCAAGTATATTTCCAGGACATCGCTTCTTTTGGGCTCCAGAGATAGCCCAAACCCCCTCATTCTTCGGTCCTCATCAAGGTGGAGCAAACGGAAATGGGGCGGCTCAGAAACTATGAGTAGATAGGGCGGGTCGAGAGCGACACTTCCGCCCCTCACCAACATGGCCGCGGGTTGGAAGTGCGCATGAGCAGCTGTCTATGGCGATACCCAGGTCGGGAGAGGGAGAACACTGTCGGAGAAAATCCGTGGCTGAGGCGGCCTTAGCCGGTGAGTGTAGACCGGATGGGAGTCTGGAGGCTCGGTAGACCGTCAAGGCAGGGCAACTTTGATTTTGTTTCGGTTTTTAAGGTTAAGGAACTCCTGGAAAAGAAGCCtttgttttgggggagggggccgtgccTGGTTCTTTTATCTCCTACCGGGCTTTGTGGGCCAAACTCGCTCTCAGTCCCCCAGCGCGCGCGTCTCGGCCCTCCTTTGCTGTCCAGCCCCAGGCCGCAGCTGCGGACGCCGGGCCCCCGAGCCCCggtctcccttcctgcctcctccggGGAGCAGCTGAGGCGCGGGGTGAGCGCGGCGGGGCCGGCCGGGTCACGGCGCGGGCTCTCGGGCTCGCGCCTGGCGGGCGCTCAGCTCCGTCAGCGCATTCTGGTTGGTGGGCCTGGGAGACGCCGCATTCTCCCGCAAGGTGTAGGCGCCTGACTTCTTTCGGTACTTAATTTTATCCCCTTGTGTCCAGACTTAGCAAGAGCTCTTACTGGACCCTCCTTGCCTGAGCGTGCACGCTACAACATCCTATCCCGGTTTCCTTGTCACATATCCTTAGTGCTCAGGAAATGCTTCCGGATGTCCAACTAAGATTTGAATAAGTAGCCCGACCCCGTTGCTTGATGTCCTGAGAGGCTACCCCTAGCTGACAGCTGTGGCCAATAGAGACGCCTCCTGAGCCCTGCCCTCTCTTCCATTGCCTCCTCCTGCAGTCAGCGAAGCAAGCCTTGGAGGGGCACTTCCTCCTCAGGTTTGAGGATGGAGACGTAGGTGGTCCCAAAACACTAGTGCTACTTCCTCTTTTGGACTGGGATCTCCTTGCGGCGATGCTTCCTCCGAACAGTTTCACTTTCAGTTCCcccctttttttcattttgattaacaTTTTCCTTGGATGTGGGCTGAACCAGGCTTATCCGCCGAAGATTTTCCTTGTATAGGAAAGGTTTGGAGAATCTTACCGGTAGAGAATTTACAAAAATCTTGCCCCTTTCGTGTTGGAATTATCTTATTGCTTAGTACTTACTGTGTAGCTGTTTCTTTCTGGAGGCATCTGTTGGCTCAGCCCTGTGTTTTTCCTGTCCTCTGGCTGGATGTCAGGATCCTAAGGCAGGCACCTTGTAGATGGATTCCTCCCCCATTGTCTCTTCTTCAAAACCCTGGGCCTGGAGCTTTTTCCCTTCTTGCTGAGGCTCAGTTGATTTGGAGTTGTCATAGCAACATTTTAGCAACTGTGTTATTCTACAGGAAGGCTTGGTGAATAAAACAGAAGGACCTTGAAGATGATGCACTTGGGCTTTAGGGTCTCTAACAGATTACATAAATCTAGACACCTCAAAACAAGAGCCCTGTCAGTATAATGGGGTCTAAGGGCCAAGTCTAGTCTTTGTGGTTAGGCAAGTTTTTCCAGTGTCAATGGGCTTCAGATTTCCCCTTTCTAGATTTGAGAACAGAAATTTCTTGGTGTACAGTATGTAGCTGAGAAGCTGAAAGAAGCATCAGTGTCCATGATCTTATGTTTTTTGATAGTAGTGGCCTATACATGGCCCTTCCTAATTCCCATGAAGCTGCCATCATAGCACGTCATAAtagctttaataataataatccatccAGAAATATGTTGTTTCTGTCTTCCAGTATAATTGTCTCCTCTCTACCAGGAGTTGGAGTGATAATGGAGGGGCAAGGAACactatttatactatttataGAATTGCTTTTTCAATCATTGTAGGCCTCAGCATCAGAATGGGGGAAGCTGATTATCCCCTGCAGATGATTGGGTTATTTTCCTGGCTGTGTCTTCATGGAGCCTAAGTTCTAGAACCAGAGAGGCTGTTCTATTTCCTAGACTCACTGCAAACTCTGTGATTTCTGCCAGGACTTAGCACTCAGGCCTGTGAATCAGGAGATACCAAGACTTCCAAAAAAGACCCAGTTCCTCGGATGTGCCCCCTCACAGAGAGATGAAGGGGTAAGTGAAGAAGAGGCGAGATCTAGAATGAAAGATGGGTGGCCTGGGAGAATGCAAAATGGCTAAGAGCactggctctggagtcaggcagacctggattCAGGCCCCACTCCATcaattattagctgtgtgatttggtttccccatctataaaatggaagcaGTGCTACCTACCTCATAGTGCTATTCTTAGTATTAAATAAGATAGTGCACGTTATATGCTTAGCTTAGTGCCTATATACACAGTAAACACTCAGTAAGTActagttattgttattttaacCTAACCCAGCATCTGTTGGGAATGCCAACGAGTTTGGGAGCCATATGTTACAGGGCCAGTGAGCTTCTCATACATTTCTTCCCTTACTCTTTCTTCTGTCCTTTCACCACAAACAGGCAGCAGAAAACAGCTGAAACTGAAGAGGGGACAGTGCAGATTCAGGAAGGTAAGTGTTAGGAACAGGACCAAGACCAAGCCATCAtggccctccttcctcccccaccagGCCATCTCCTGTGTGTCCTTTCTTCAATGACATGCAAGtggaagaggagaaaggcagTTAACTCACGGACCTTTCCTTTGCTCCTTTAATTCAGGTGCAGTGGCTACTGGGGAGGACCCAAC is a genomic window of Eulemur rufifrons isolate Redbay chromosome 8, OSU_ERuf_1, whole genome shotgun sequence containing:
- the ARHGAP30 gene encoding rho GTPase-activating protein 30 isoform X1, which encodes MKSRQKGKKKGNSKERVFGCDLQEHLQHSGQEVPQVLRSCAEFVEEYGVVDGIYRLSGVSSNIQKLRQEFEAERKPDLRRDVYLQDIHCVSSLCKAYFRELPDPLLTYRLYDKFAEAVAVQLEPERLVKILEVLRELPVPNYRTLEFLMRHLVHMASFSAQTNMHARNLAIVWAPNLLRSKDIEASGFNGTAAFMEVRVQSIVVEFILTHVDQLFGGAALSGCRVDSGWRPLPGARASGSSEDPMPRSLPYHLPSILQAGDGPPQIRPYHTIIEIAEHKRKGSLKVRKWRSIFNLGRSGHETKRKLPRGAEDREDKSNKGTLRPAKSMDSLSAAAGASDEPEGLVGPSSARPCPLLPENLENDSMEAAEGEPEPEAEALGGTNSEPGTPRAGRSAIRAGGGSRAERCAGVHISDPYNVNLPLHITSILSVPPNIISNVSLARLTRGLECPALQHRPNPASGPGPGPGLGPGPPDEKSEESPAPGSLADSGSEDMAPALEDSLSQEVQDSFSFLEDSSSSEPEWVGAEDGEVAKAEAAGTTFSPGEDDPGMGYLEELLGVGPQVEEFSVEPPLDDLSLDEAQFVLAPSCCSLESAGPRPEAEEENGEEVFLSAYDDLSPLLKPQTPTWEAADSMEEEAAGCGRQAPGQAEEEQACWAVGEDKEVGPGRRWAIREEAEGSPETEVEAGRGGEDRGEAVGSQETMASLREGSGEETEAKEENSKDQKETESIEETKGVEEPGGEQDKDKEKEREIEREEAEHGEKAQVEDGREPQHRAQEHQVAEENWEVVHKQEAEGGREDEVKEQRGNRDPEPREDQGDGEDSRSPEAAEGGAGGVSKERESGDGEAEGDQRAGSDHLEEGALSEGSGIESLEVDCAKDGNAQSSDMEQVAPQPIWPEEMEPEGQPSPESCNLCPCPLGSTSGVGMRLASTLVQIQQVRSVPVVPPKPQFAKMPNAMCSKIHVAPANPCPRPGRLDGTPGERAWGSRASRSTWRNGGSLSFDAAVALARDRQRTEAQGVRRTQTCTGGGDYSLIPRTSPCSVMPAHSPWPLSCMELPPEGTEESGRRSRLSLPPREPQLPDPLLPPQRRSYAFETQANPGKGEGL
- the ARHGAP30 gene encoding rho GTPase-activating protein 30 isoform X2, with protein sequence MKSRQKGKKKGNSKERVFGCDLQEHLQHSGQEVPQVLRSCAEFVEEYGVVDGIYRLSGVSSNIQKLRQEFEAERKPDLRRDVYLQDIHCVSSLCKAYFRELPDPLLTYRLYDKFAEAVAVQLEPERLVKILEVLRELPVPNYRTLEFLMRHLVHMASFSAQTNMHARNLAIVWAPNLLRSKDIEASGFNGTAAFMEVRVQSIVVEFILTHVDQLFGGAALSGCRVDSGWRPLPGARASGSSEDPMPRSLPYHLPSILQAGDGPPQIRPYHTIIEIAEHKRKGSLKVRKWRSIFNLGRSGHETKRKLPRGAEDREDKSNKGTLRPAKSMDSLSAAAGASDEPEGLVGPSSARPCPLLPENLENDSMEAAEGEPEPEAEALGGTNSEPGTPRAGRSAIRAGGGSRAERCAGVHISDPYNVNLPLHITSILSVPPNIISNVSLARLTRGLECPALQHRPNPASGPGPGPGLGPGPPDEKSEESPAPGSLADSGSEDMAPALEDSLSQEVQDSFSFLEDSSSSEPEWVGAEDGEVAKAEAAGTTFSPGEDDPGMGYLEELLGVGPQVEEFSVEPPLDDLSLDEAQFVLAPSCCSLESAGPRPEAEEENGEEVFLSAYDDLSPLLKPQTPTWEAADSMEEEAAGCGRQAPGQAEEEQACWAVGEDKEVGPGRRWAIREEAEGTPQPIWPEEMEPEGQPSPESCNLCPCPLGSTSGVGMRLASTLVQIQQVRSVPVVPPKPQFAKMPNAMCSKIHVAPANPCPRPGRLDGTPGERAWGSRASRSTWRNGGSLSFDAAVALARDRQRTEAQGVRRTQTCTGGGDYSLIPRTSPCSVMPAHSPWPLSCMELPPEGTEESGRRSRLSLPPREPQLPDPLLPPQRRSYAFETQANPGKGEGL